DNA from Aliarcobacter butzleri:
TCTAATAAACAATGATTTTTTTAAATTCTTAATAACAAATTCTGTATTAACTAGTGAACAATCTTTGATATATAAAGAAGAATTAAAGATTATTGATTTACTAATTTATAAAGATGACACTTATTATATACTAGATTATAAAACTACAAAAGAAGAATTAGATGAAGAACATAAAAATCAAGTTTTATATTATAAAGAAGCTATAAAAGAGATATTTAAAACTTCAAATGTAAAATCATATCTTGTATATTTAAAAATGGATAATTGTTTGATGTATGAAATTTAATTTCTTATAAAAATTTAATCTTATTATGATAAAATCTTGCAATTTAAAAAAAAGGATTTTATCTTGAAAAAAGCTATTCTTTCTTCTATTTTACTATTAGGAACAACTTCTATTTTAGCTGATACAACTATGTGCTTTAAAGAAAACCATTCTTCTATGAGTACTATTGAAAATATTCCACTTAATGGTGGTGCATGTGCAGGAAAATTCTCTGTAAATGATATGAAAAAACAAGGTTGGGCAGTTGATGATATTAAAATTTCTCAAACACCAACAGGTATGAATTTTATCTATATTCTAAAAACTCCAACAGCTCAACAGTTTGGAACAACTCAATTTGTAGGAAATCAAGCTCAAATGGAAGCAAATATCCTTGCAAAATTAGAGCAAAAAAAACAAGCTGAAGAAAAAGCAAAAATTGAAAAAGAGGTTCAAGAAGCAAAAGTAGATGCTCAAAATATCTATGTTAACCAATGCCAAACTTGCCATGGTGCAAAAGGTGAAGTTGTAAAAGCTGGTGTAGCTTTAAATTCTTTATCAGTTGAAGATATGCAAAGTTCTTTAAAAGATTATGAATTAGGTAGAAATGGTAAAGAAAGTTCTTTAAATGCAGCAATACATACAAGTAATTTAAATAGTAAAACAATTAAAGGTATTTACGCTTATTTAAAAGATTTAAATAATCCTTCTAAAAAATGAAAAAAGGGCAATAGCCCTCTTTCAACTCTCTTTAACAAAACAACTTTTATAAACACTTTTCAAAGGATTAAAAAATAAATGGACGCATACGAATATTCGGAACTATTAAAACTTCTAAATACAAAACTAAATAATATAAAAGGTATTCTAAAGCCTGATATTTTAAATAAAAGATTAGAAGAGATAAAAAATGAAGAAGCATCTCAAGATTTTTGGAATGATGTTGAAAATGCTACAAAAATAGGTATCGAAAAAAATAGAATTTTAGGAAAACTAAATAAATTTAATAAAGCATTTGATTCATTAACTGGAACAAATGAACTTTATGAAATGGCAACAGCAGAGAAAGATGATGAAACTTTAGAGATGCTTTACGAAGAAGCTAGTGATTTAGAAAATTTAATCAAATCAACTGAAATATCTGTAATGCTTTCAAATCCAGATGATAGTTCAAATGCAATAGTTTCTATTCATCCAGGAGCTGGAGGAACAGAATCACAAGATTGGGCAAGTATCCTTTATAGAATGTATTTAAGATGGGCAGAGAGAAATGATTTTAAAGTTGAACTTCTTGATTATCAAGCAGGAGATGAAGCAGGAATAAAAGATGTATCTTTTATCATTAAAGGTGAAAATGCTTATGGATATATGAAAGCAGAAAATGGTATTCATCGGTTGGTGAGAATCTCTCCATTTGATTCAAATGCAAAAAGACATACATCTTTTTCATCAGTAATGGTGAGTCCAGAAATTGATGATAATATTAATATTGTAATTGAAGATAAAGATATTAGAATCGATACATATAGAGCAAGCGGAGCTGGTGGTCAGCACGTAAATAAAACAGAATCAGCTATTAGAATTACACATATTCCAACAGGAATTGTTGTTCAATGTCAAAATGATAGAAGTCAACATAAAAATAAAGACAGTGCTTTTAAAATGCTAAAATCAAGACTTTATGAATATGAACTTGAAAAACAACGAGCAAGTAAAGATGGTATAGAAAAAAGTGATAATGGTTGGGGTCATCAAATCAGATCTTATGTTTTACAACCATACCAACAAGTAAAAGATAGTAGAAGTAATATTGGATATTCAAATGTTGATGCAATACTTGATGGAGATATTACTAAAATGATAGAAGATGTTTTAATAGCAACAAATACAAACTAAATATAGTTTGATAACTCTATTAAATTCAAATCAGGGTCTCTTAAATAGATAGATTTTATCTTTCCATTTGCCCCTGTTCTTTCAACAATTCCTTCTTCAATTTTAATTTCTTCTTTTTGCAAATATAAAACAATATCTTCTAAATTTTGTTCTACAATAAAACATAAATCAGCACTTCCTTCTTTCACATTTTTTGCTTTTGGTTCAAATTCACTACCTAATTTATGAAGATTTATCTTTTGATTTGAATATTTAAGTGCAACTCTATTTTTACCAAAAATCTCTTTTTTCATTCCTAATTTTTCATAAAATTTAACTGTTTCTTCTATATCTTTTACAGTCAACACTAAATGATCCAGATTTAAAATATTTATCATATTACTCCCTATTGCAAACAACTTTATATGCACAATATAAACAGTTTGATTTATCCTCGCACTTTAAAAAATTTATCTCATTCTTAGATAACTCTTTGAGTTCATCAAACTTTGATGATAATAATTCAAGTTTTTCTTGTATTGCTACTTCTTCTTTTAAAAGATACTCATTTAAATCATAATAAAAAGCTTTTATATTTGGAGTTTTAAATAATTGTTGTAAGGCAATATAATAAAATTCTAATTGAAAATCAACACTTTTTTCATAAGTTTTTAAAGTATCAACGTTTAACGTTGAAGAAGTTTTATAATCAATTACTTCATAATTATCTTCAAACTTATCAACTCTATCTATTATTCCTTTTATGTTTATATTATTAAAAGAGCAGTTAAACTCTTTTTCTATCATAATAATTTTTCTATTTTTTAATCTTTGTTTATCAAATTCATAAAAATTTAGAAGCTTCTTCTTCCACACTTCTAAATCCAAAGTTAAAAAAGGATTTGAACTTTTATACTTTAAAAATAATTCTTCTATTGAGTTTTTATTATCTTTAGAATAATAATCTTCTAAAATAGAGTGAATAATATCTCCTAGCTCGTAACCTTTTGGTTTTAAAGAAATTGTATGTTCGTTTATTTTTAAAATATATTGTAAATAAAATCTTCTCTTACACTCTAAAAAGTTTTTAAATGAGGTTGCAGACCAAATAAATTTTGTTAGATCTATTTTTGAAATTATATCTTCATCAAAATATGATATTTTGTGGTTATCATATAAAATATGTTTATAAAAACTATCATTTGTATCAGTTACAATGTTCTTTTCAAATAGTTCATTAGCAAATCTTGAAATTTGATTTGTTTCAGAGTTTACATAAGATATAAAAACATTTTTTGAAGAACTTATCAATCGTTTGTAATAATACTTTTGTAAAGATTCTCTATCAAATTGAGTTGGAAGATTAGCTAATTGTTTTAATCTTGTAGATAAAAATTTATCTTTTACTGATATTTTTGGAATATAAGATTCATTAAAATCACAGATTATTACAGTATCAAAAGAAACGGCTCTTGTTTCAAGCAAGCCTAAAACTGTAATTGTTCCAGAGTTTATATCATCTAAAGTAATTGAGGATAGTTTCTGCAAAAATATTTTATATACATCTTTTAATAAAATTTTGTTCTCATTTGAAAAGAGTGTAATATTTAACTTATAAAGTAATTCGTCATATTTTTCAATTAGTTCTATATTTTTTTCTTTTTGTTTTATAAAATCTGTAATACTTACAAATAACTCTTTATTTGTAACTTTATTCCAAAAAGGTTTTATATTTTTATCAATAAACTCTTTATCAATTTTCAAATAACTCATATTTGAAATATTTTTTTCTTCATCTTCACTAAGATATAAATAGATTGCATTTGATATTTGGTAAAGTTCTTTATTTTTTATGCTTTTTCCCATAGCATAATTGAAATACCTTTCATCATCAAATAATTCAATGCTACTTACAAAACTCTCATCAGGTAAAACTAAAGCAATATCTTTAGGATTTACTCCATTTAAAACAGATTTTTCTATACAAGATTTTATATATGCTATTTGATTTAATCTTGAAGAAAACCCTTTTATTTCATAACTTTCTAATAAGCTTTTTATCTCTTCTTCATCTATAATAATTTTATTTGTTAAATCTATTTTATATTTGTAATCAATTTTTAGATTAATATTAATATTTTTAAAAACTTCTAATGATTTTTGATTGTAAGAATTTGAATAAAATATAATTTTTGTATCTATTTTTTGGGATATTTTTTCTACAATTTCGAACTCTACTTTTGTAAAATATCCTTCAAAATGTAACTCAATATCTTGAAATTTATCTAAAAAGTTTTTATTTATTTCATAATGTTTATCTAAATTTATTTTATCAACATAAGAGTTATTTTCTAAAATTTCTATATACTTTTTTTTAATAGCTTTTAAGATTTCCAAATGTTCTAAATAAAAATCATAAGTATCAACATTTTGTATCTCTTCAATTTCAACTTTTTCACTTGCTAATTCCAAAAAAAATCTATATATATAATCACTTTGTTTTAAAAACTTTGTAAAATTATCTGAAATTCCTAGCTTTTTTATATCAATATTTTTTATTGCTTCATTTAGAAAAAGAACTCTATGTTCTTCTTCACAATATTTTAGGTTTGATAAAGATATAGATTTTTTTAAAAATTCATCAATAGTTAAGATGAAAGGCAAAAGAGTATTATTACTCTTTTGTTTAGAGATATAATCTCTGATTGCTCTTGAAGTGGGAAAAACTAAAAGCTTTTTTTTAAATAGCATTTGTTTTAATATAAATATAACCTATCGTTTCATCAACATTGAAACTACCTGTTATAATCCAATTATTTGCCTCTTTTATATCAAAATTTGAAAAGAAAGTATTATTTACATTTGTAAAATTATCATTTGAAATAGATATATCACTATCATTTGTCATAGTTTTTGAAACTATCAAATCAATTTTTACATCTTTTTTTTCTTTTGTAACTTTATCAGTTATAACAATTTTTATATTATTTTGACCTATTTTTAGAAGATTTTTATTTTCAGAATATTTTTCAATTACTCTTTGAGAATATTTTATATCTTCTGTAGTTAAATCAAATTCTTTATCATTTAAATACATTTCAAAATTGTATTTTGATAAAAATTTTTGATTTGATTCCATCATTACATTAAAATGTTCATCTACATCTTGATACTTTTTCATAAAACTT
Protein-coding regions in this window:
- a CDS encoding c-type cytochrome, which gives rise to MKKAILSSILLLGTTSILADTTMCFKENHSSMSTIENIPLNGGACAGKFSVNDMKKQGWAVDDIKISQTPTGMNFIYILKTPTAQQFGTTQFVGNQAQMEANILAKLEQKKQAEEKAKIEKEVQEAKVDAQNIYVNQCQTCHGAKGEVVKAGVALNSLSVEDMQSSLKDYELGRNGKESSLNAAIHTSNLNSKTIKGIYAYLKDLNNPSKK
- the prfB gene encoding peptide chain release factor 2 codes for the protein MDAYEYSELLKLLNTKLNNIKGILKPDILNKRLEEIKNEEASQDFWNDVENATKIGIEKNRILGKLNKFNKAFDSLTGTNELYEMATAEKDDETLEMLYEEASDLENLIKSTEISVMLSNPDDSSNAIVSIHPGAGGTESQDWASILYRMYLRWAERNDFKVELLDYQAGDEAGIKDVSFIIKGENAYGYMKAENGIHRLVRISPFDSNAKRHTSFSSVMVSPEIDDNINIVIEDKDIRIDTYRASGAGGQHVNKTESAIRITHIPTGIVVQCQNDRSQHKNKDSAFKMLKSRLYEYELEKQRASKDGIEKSDNGWGHQIRSYVLQPYQQVKDSRSNIGYSNVDAILDGDITKMIEDVLIATNTN
- a CDS encoding VOC family protein, producing MINILNLDHLVLTVKDIEETVKFYEKLGMKKEIFGKNRVALKYSNQKINLHKLGSEFEPKAKNVKEGSADLCFIVEQNLEDIVLYLQKEEIKIEEGIVERTGANGKIKSIYLRDPDLNLIELSNYI
- a CDS encoding PD-(D/E)XK nuclease family protein encodes the protein MLFKKKLLVFPTSRAIRDYISKQKSNNTLLPFILTIDEFLKKSISLSNLKYCEEEHRVLFLNEAIKNIDIKKLGISDNFTKFLKQSDYIYRFFLELASEKVEIEEIQNVDTYDFYLEHLEILKAIKKKYIEILENNSYVDKINLDKHYEINKNFLDKFQDIELHFEGYFTKVEFEIVEKISQKIDTKIIFYSNSYNQKSLEVFKNININLKIDYKYKIDLTNKIIIDEEEIKSLLESYEIKGFSSRLNQIAYIKSCIEKSVLNGVNPKDIALVLPDESFVSSIELFDDERYFNYAMGKSIKNKELYQISNAIYLYLSEDEEKNISNMSYLKIDKEFIDKNIKPFWNKVTNKELFVSITDFIKQKEKNIELIEKYDELLYKLNITLFSNENKILLKDVYKIFLQKLSSITLDDINSGTITVLGLLETRAVSFDTVIICDFNESYIPKISVKDKFLSTRLKQLANLPTQFDRESLQKYYYKRLISSSKNVFISYVNSETNQISRFANELFEKNIVTDTNDSFYKHILYDNHKISYFDEDIISKIDLTKFIWSATSFKNFLECKRRFYLQYILKINEHTISLKPKGYELGDIIHSILEDYYSKDNKNSIEELFLKYKSSNPFLTLDLEVWKKKLLNFYEFDKQRLKNRKIIMIEKEFNCSFNNINIKGIIDRVDKFEDNYEVIDYKTSSTLNVDTLKTYEKSVDFQLEFYYIALQQLFKTPNIKAFYYDLNEYLLKEEVAIQEKLELLSSKFDELKELSKNEINFLKCEDKSNCLYCAYKVVCNRE